From a region of the Enterobacter cancerogenus genome:
- a CDS encoding ATP-binding protein — protein MGKTLSEIAQQLSTPQKVKKTVHKEVEATRAVPKVQLIYAFNGTGKTRLSCDFKQLIAPKVINGEGEESELSHKKILYYNAFTEDLFYWDNDLQEDAEPKLKVQPNSYTNWLLKLLKDLGQDGNIVRYFQRYANDKLSPHFNPDFTEVTFSMERGNDERSAHIKLSKGEESNFIWSVFYTLLDQVVTILNVADPDARETHEFDQIEYIFIDDPVSSLDDNHLIELAVNLAGLIKSSESDLKFIITTHSPIFYNVLFNELNGKACYMLESFEDGTFSLAEKYGDSNKSFSYHLHLKQTIEQAIAVNKVERYHFTLLRNLYEKTASFLGYPKWSELLPDDKQLYLSRIINFTSHSTLSNEAVAEPTPAEKATVKLLLDHLKNNCGFWQQEQKNG, from the coding sequence ATGGGCAAAACACTCTCGGAAATAGCTCAACAGCTTAGTACGCCTCAGAAAGTCAAGAAGACTGTTCACAAAGAAGTTGAAGCGACCAGGGCCGTGCCAAAGGTGCAGTTAATCTATGCTTTCAATGGCACGGGGAAGACACGTCTTTCCTGTGATTTCAAGCAACTGATTGCGCCCAAAGTCATTAACGGAGAAGGTGAAGAGTCCGAGTTGTCGCATAAAAAGATCCTCTATTACAATGCCTTCACCGAGGACTTGTTCTATTGGGATAACGATCTGCAAGAAGACGCAGAACCGAAGCTGAAGGTGCAGCCGAATTCCTATACAAACTGGTTGCTGAAATTGCTCAAAGATTTGGGACAGGATGGCAATATCGTCCGTTATTTCCAGCGCTATGCAAACGACAAGCTATCGCCACACTTCAATCCAGATTTTACTGAAGTTACTTTTTCCATGGAGCGCGGCAACGATGAACGTTCCGCCCACATCAAGTTATCAAAAGGTGAAGAAAGCAACTTCATCTGGAGTGTATTTTACACTCTACTGGATCAAGTCGTCACAATTCTCAATGTCGCCGATCCGGATGCGCGCGAGACCCACGAATTTGATCAAATTGAATATATATTCATTGATGATCCCGTCAGCTCTCTTGATGATAACCATTTGATTGAACTGGCGGTTAATCTTGCGGGGCTGATCAAATCCAGTGAATCCGATTTGAAGTTCATTATCACGACACATAGCCCAATCTTTTATAATGTACTTTTCAATGAGTTGAACGGTAAAGCTTGCTACATGTTGGAGAGTTTTGAGGATGGTACATTTTCCCTCGCAGAAAAATATGGCGACTCTAACAAGAGTTTTTCCTACCATCTCCACCTAAAGCAAACAATCGAACAGGCAATTGCTGTCAACAAAGTTGAAAGATATCACTTCACGTTACTGCGCAATCTTTATGAGAAAACGGCCAGCTTTCTGGGCTACCCTAAATGGTCTGAACTCTTGCCTGACGACAAGCAGCTTTATCTGAGCAGAATCATCAATTTCACTAGCCACAGCACGCTATCGAATGAAGCCGTTGCAGAGCCAACGCCAGCTGAGAAAGCGACTGTCAAACTGTTGCTCGATCACTTGAAGAACAACTGTGGCTTCTGGCAGCAGGAA